The following are encoded in a window of Picosynechococcus sp. PCC 7002 genomic DNA:
- a CDS encoding sensor histidine kinase — protein sequence MGLKKLKKAIAKRLKLDHWHFSTSSLQFRLTFELAGLSICGLGIVAIWAGWQMEQNLVAAHKQTLDYIASRFPEQLELYSEMEPVETSLVRTLQRVTTADVMAWVKDPDGQLVTQSTATADFVAQVPDLMTFEQGAMPPQIVRVGDRQIVLCISPLAIAGEPVGQLYLSQDITADLQKLYVSLWRLRLVSGATLILLIAAIIHRIQKVTQPLAQMSNMAQAISADELQGAKLELQQAPDEILGLAQVFNEMLSRLSSAWDNQRQFVGNVSHELRTPLTIIEGYLQSLLRRGDGLSEYQQQAIATAATETTHTIQMLQDLLDLARADGGHLYFRTQPVMLNTFLEEVSAMGQQINQRPIHLKTPPEDVVIRADQDRLQQVMLNLIDNALKYSAPDQAIEICLETASPMALIHIIDQGIGIALAHQARIFERFYRVDETMTRSRDGTGLGLAIAKSLIEGMGGKISLRSQPHQGSCFTLKLPLWDIQSVSTSHNSEQDGLRRHG from the coding sequence ATGGGGCTAAAAAAACTAAAAAAGGCGATCGCCAAACGCTTGAAATTAGACCATTGGCATTTTTCGACGAGTTCTCTGCAATTTCGCCTCACCTTTGAGCTGGCTGGTTTATCGATCTGTGGCCTCGGCATCGTTGCCATTTGGGCGGGCTGGCAGATGGAACAAAACCTCGTGGCAGCCCACAAACAAACCCTAGATTACATTGCCTCGCGATTCCCGGAACAGTTAGAACTGTATAGCGAAATGGAACCCGTGGAAACCAGTCTGGTACGCACTCTCCAGCGGGTGACGACTGCTGATGTTATGGCTTGGGTGAAAGATCCTGACGGTCAACTGGTGACCCAATCAACGGCGACGGCTGATTTTGTCGCCCAAGTGCCCGATCTGATGACCTTTGAGCAAGGGGCAATGCCCCCCCAAATTGTGCGCGTAGGCGATCGCCAAATTGTTCTTTGTATTAGTCCTTTAGCGATCGCGGGGGAACCCGTAGGCCAACTGTATTTATCCCAGGACATCACCGCCGATCTGCAAAAACTCTATGTCAGTTTGTGGCGGCTGCGCCTGGTCAGTGGAGCAACGCTTATTTTATTAATCGCCGCGATCATACACCGCATTCAAAAAGTCACCCAACCCCTCGCCCAAATGAGTAACATGGCCCAGGCGATTTCTGCGGATGAGCTCCAAGGGGCAAAGTTAGAACTCCAGCAAGCGCCCGATGAAATTTTAGGTTTGGCCCAGGTATTTAACGAAATGTTGTCCCGGTTATCGAGTGCCTGGGACAACCAACGGCAGTTTGTGGGCAATGTTTCCCACGAACTTCGTACTCCCCTGACGATTATCGAAGGTTATCTCCAGAGTCTCCTACGTCGCGGCGATGGCCTCAGTGAATATCAACAACAGGCGATCGCCACCGCTGCCACCGAAACAACCCACACCATTCAAATGCTCCAAGATTTGTTGGATTTGGCCAGGGCCGACGGGGGCCATTTATATTTCCGCACCCAGCCCGTCATGCTCAATACATTTCTCGAAGAAGTCAGCGCCATGGGTCAACAGATCAACCAACGCCCCATTCACCTCAAAACGCCCCCAGAAGATGTGGTGATTCGCGCCGATCAAGACCGACTGCAACAGGTGATGTTAAATCTAATTGATAATGCCCTAAAGTATTCTGCCCCTGACCAAGCCATTGAAATTTGCCTCGAAACCGCTTCACCAATGGCCCTAATCCACATCATTGATCAGGGTATTGGCATTGCCTTAGCCCACCAAGCTCGCATTTTTGAACGATTTTATCGGGTGGATGAAACCATGACCCGCTCCCGGGATGGCACAGGGTTAGGCTTGGCGATCGCCAAAAGTCTCATCGAAGGCATGGGTGGCAAAATTAGCCTCCGTTCCCAGCCCCACCAAGGCAGTTGCTTTACCCTAAAGCTTCCCCTGTGGGATATTCAGTCCGTCTCCACAAGCCACAACTCCGAGCAGGATGGACTACGCCGCCATGGTTAA
- a CDS encoding response regulator transcription factor, with product MKPHILLAEDDQNLAQFVASELRLEGYLITVAHNGIDSLNLIRENTYDLLIFDWLMPGLSGLDLCLRLRSSGIETPILLLTAKDEISDRVSGLNAGADDYVTKPFSIEELLARVNAHLRRARREVVDQLEFEDLSLNGITREVYRDRQLIQLTAKEFDLLELLLRHPRQVLTREQILEKVWGYDFMGESNVIEVYIRALRLKLEATNPKRLIHTVRSVGYVLK from the coding sequence ATGAAACCCCATATTTTACTGGCCGAAGATGACCAAAACCTCGCTCAATTCGTTGCCTCCGAATTACGCCTAGAAGGTTATTTGATCACCGTTGCCCACAACGGCATCGATAGTCTAAATTTAATCCGAGAAAATACCTATGACCTATTGATTTTCGATTGGCTCATGCCGGGCTTGTCGGGGCTAGATCTCTGCTTGCGACTCCGCTCTAGTGGCATCGAAACGCCGATTCTTCTGTTGACCGCAAAAGATGAAATTTCTGATCGGGTCTCTGGGTTAAATGCCGGGGCCGATGATTATGTCACAAAGCCCTTTAGCATTGAAGAACTACTGGCCCGTGTCAATGCCCATCTCCGCCGCGCTCGCCGGGAAGTGGTTGACCAATTAGAATTCGAGGATCTTTCTCTCAATGGCATTACCCGCGAAGTTTACCGCGATCGCCAACTGATCCAGCTCACCGCCAAGGAATTTGATTTGTTAGAGTTACTCCTGCGCCACCCACGGCAAGTCTTAACCCGCGAGCAGATCCTCGAAAAAGTTTGGGGCTATGACTTTATGGGAGAATCCAACGTGATCGAAGTCTACATTCGGGCTTTACGACTGAAGCTCGAAGCAACCAATCCGAAGCGATTGATCCATACGGTACGCAGTGTGGGCTATGTCTTAAAATAA